From the genome of Phlebotomus papatasi isolate M1 chromosome 2, Ppap_2.1, whole genome shotgun sequence:
aatccggacgagttatcgacggttacatttaaaatcattttgaggtcatgtatgcatgtgtgttcagcaacgaaaatgaattatcctgtgatgtttctgtttaataaatgaagtataatagcatagaattctctaataagttatggtttcatttttttttagttcgaGATTCCCGAGATTCTCTTCATCTCCTGCTGTCAGCACACGCAAATGATTTTGTAATGCATGCGTCTGTAATAAAACACTGTCAACCCTTTAAGGTcgagggtcaaaaatcgggggtcagaaaaaatcactttttatgactttttagAGTAAAACGCAACTTTCGAACGCCgtgccgtaggaaaaatttcaattttgggtcaccggtgacccaatcgtccttaaagggttacgttgatttttatttggtgttccttatgaactttcgccattaaaatccatctcgactgaagtatggGCCTTAACTGTAGATGAAACGGACgaaatcttttaaattacacaaatttgttctccacaatgggaacaaaatgtCTATACTTGGTTCCAACttttaggaacaaatttatataaaacgaaATCGACTCAAATACTCCACcatatcaaaacggttccaaaagaaaacctTAACACAATTGTCACTATATTTTGTAACAAATCCGTAGagaacaatattgaaatacagAAATATCTTCTCAAAGCACATacttattctaaaaaaaatcttccaaacAAAATCCATTCCTATATTCTGGTCAGTGTCCTaaagtttttactgtgtatacgatttacgagcattttgtaagtcagtggaaatttacaatatttacgaacaattttacgaaatatttttctttgtagaattgcttttatttgataaaatttcgaATCAcaaagaattattattatagGGTCGAAGGAGCACCTATTGGGACTTTAAGCATTctgtgtcaggacctattgtcACTCTATCTTGTATcatttggaatacaaaatttgaacgtATATCCTTATAGGGAAAGGTAAtgaaaaaaacgtcatattaggGGGatatggggctactttgagctgtgaggctacACTGAtgcagtggtggaaataagtataattccaccccctaattcttaaaaaaaactcaacaaaaaatgttaataaaattcatacgtagaccataacgtcctttcatgccaacatgaaaaatcgacattttgattttttattctaagtatttttagaaatataatagaattttgtttttaggctggaaataagtataattccagtcaataaattgagcgctagggtatttatttttgaccaattttaggttaatatcttttaataatttcatttttaattgaaattaataaattaagttccattttctaaagttttgcattaatttttgccGAGATATCGTGGGGAAAATGTTTAACgaataaaaataaaggaaaaattaaagtcttggtGGCGATGAATCTTaggaactaagaaaaatgactaggtcCTATCAGATAATTGTCAATTTAGATACATGAAatagttttcaatattttgacaaaattgttaaaaagtGTTCCTTgccgaacaggtgttccttcaAGCCTAAAGCCCATTAGACTTGGAAGTCTTGAGTTCTATTCTCAGTGAGGAGAAGAATTTCTTCAACTGTGCTGGGAGCTCCCATTTGAAACCATGTGTCCGTGTTTCCTGCATCTGAGCGTGCTGAATTTAATGCGTAACGGATGGCGAAGAGGACCACAATGGCGAGAGCCGTTGTAGGCTCTCCAGTTGGTTTAGCACGTAAAATGCCCTCTTCAACATTGTGATTCTGTAGAAAAGCCACCCTGAAGTCCACAGGAATATCCTTAGCTCCGGGTATCTTGTAATTCCACGTTCTATTGGTCATGAGCTTTCCATTTCGTGGGTTGTAGATTAGTTTTTCATGATGCCAATAGCCTAACCCAAATATAAAGGCACCTTCAATTTGTCCCACATCGAGGAGGGGATTCATGCTTTCACCAGTATCCTGGAGAATATCCACACGACGAAGAAGAGTAGTTCCAGTCAGAACATCAAGTTCAACTTCTGCACAGGCCACTCCAAAAACACTAAAGGCTTCAAGATCTGAGTGTTTATACATGTGTAGAGCAGCTAGGTCAATATCCTGTTCGAAGCACCTCTGTATAAGTTGAGGCCAGTCGAGTCCAGAATTATCTTCTCTCACTGGTTCAATCCTATCGAGGAGGGTTTGACAAGCTTGCTGAATAGCGTAAGCAACAGATACAGTTGTAATGCTCGCTGACGAATGTGTGGTATTAGGAGAAACAGTATTGAGACTGGGCATAATCTTGACCATATCGTAGTCAATTCCCAAAAGATGTGCTGCAACTTGGGCTAATTTCGTATTAATTCCTTGACCCATTTCTACTCCACCATGGGTTATTGTTACGCTTCCGTCGCCATGATGGATAGAAACCAGAGCGTACCTAACGCCATGAAAATGGATCCTATAGTTCATAGGAACAATAGCTATTCCACGCTTTTTCCATCTATTCTGTGTGTTAAATTCATCAATTTCCGTCTTTCTGGTTTCGTAGTCAGTGGATGTTCTGAAGTCTGTAATGAATTGTCTTCTATCAGTATCTTCAGGCATATTGGCCAATCTTACGTCTATCGGATCCTGACTGGTAGCCTTTGCAATGTGTTCCATGATGTTCTCAATCATAGCTGTAAATTCTAAATTTCCTGGACTTCTGGCTAGAGTGTTGCTAGGTTTGTTCGTTTTAACAAGATTGAGCTGCCAGTACCAGTTATCTGTATTGTATCCATTGGAGAAGTTTGGTAGGACTTGACCAGGAACATTACTGTTGTAAGTAGCACCAAAGTCCTCGTAGATTGTATTCTGTAGCTTCAGTATCTGCCCATTGCTATCCGTTACAACTTCATATTCAGATTCTGAAGCATAACGCTTCCCCATAGTCATCATATTCTGTTCGATGGTCATGACAAATCTCACAGTTCGATTGAGAAGAAATGCAGCAAGAGCCGTTGCAGCTGCAATCTGGCTAGTTGGATACATTTTCCCGCCAAAACCTCCACCTAAGCGTCTCACTATCATCTTTATGCGACTCTCATGAATTCCCAGGCATTGGGCGATAGCTGTTTGACACAGATCCATCCACTGAGTGGCAGCATAGACATCAAGTCCTATCTCAGTTGGACAGCAGATGCATGTCTGAGCTTCCATGTGGAAGTGATATTGAGACCCCAGAACTAAACGTCCAGTTAACGTATGCTGTCCTTCCACAGTGTTATCATTTTGTTCCCCTAAGGTTACAGATTGCTGTATCCTATCTTCATCATTGGCCTCTAGCACATCGGTTGGTGTGAGGAAGATCTGATCAGTGTTCGTCGATCTCTCATAGATGACTTTCACCTTCTTTGCTGCTAATTGAGCTATATCAAAACTCTCAGCCACAATCATTCCAACTGGCTGAGCATGGTATAGAATTTCGCTGCTGGCCAAGATTTCTTCCGTTTCCTCTGCTTGATTGTGCTTAGCACTCATGAAATTATTTGTTCCTGGTATATCAGAAGCTCGATAGAACGCAACGACACCTGGCATCTTGAGTGCAACAGCTGCATCGATGTAACTGATTCGGGAATTAGTCTGGGAAGCAATGACGAAGGTAGCCCAGAGGTCATCTGGGAGGTGTACCATATCGTTGACATATTCCGCTTCTCCTGATGTCTGTTCTAGGGCTGTATCCTTGGGCAGGGGTTGTGTTAGAGGGTAATTCTGAAAAGTAGGAAATGAGGTACATTAGGTTTCTTCTTCAAAAAGgtcacaaataataattttaggagaaactggggcagtatgcactgaacacggggtagcactaaaCACTACGCTTCTGAGTAGCTCAGAAATGAAAATTAGTGTTCggtactaccccatgtttggtggtgccccagtttctcctaattctgaagaaaaatgagaaaaatcatTACTTCAGAATTAGACGTGTATTGCTGAATTCCTGAAGATACTGGTCTCTCAATCATCGTAGCTCCACTTCGATATTGTTGCTGAACTCGTTCCTCAGGTGCTACACTTAGAATAGCTCGGTAAAAAAGTCCCAAAGCTAGGATTTTCCGGTATTCAGGAAGAGGTTCATTGACTGAAGAATCAGGCTGGATTTCTTGGTCCAAAGATGCAAAAGCTCTCTGCAGTACATTATTATCGAAAATATCTACACCATTGAGGGCTTGTTCTGTGGATGCAGCATGAATAAATCTAGGATGGATGCCACCGTAGCAGATCCTAATGCTCAATAGACGACTACGGCGTTCGTTGAATCTGAAGAGGAAACCAGCGTTTACATAAGCATG
Proteins encoded in this window:
- the LOC129801055 gene encoding uncharacterized protein LOC129801055, coding for MLILKSLIFNLAAVTSIPIDTSLNTFIRRHANLRGTKFMCLEGGCGVCVVAIRGLHPITRIPFIMAVNSCLFPVYSCHGLEVITVEALGNRKAGYHPIQSRLATLNGTQCGFCTPGMVMNMFCLAEAERGQLTMEEVENAFGGHLCRCTGYRPILDAFKTVASDATERLRNLTRDIEDLPKFCPKMASHKYPFDPIEEKRLFFKCKSGREWHKAYNLATLFTLMRQSRHKQYMLVAGNTAHGVYRRDPNIEIFIDVSSIEALRTHSIGGYIELGANMTLTETMIFLRRAAFGRPQFGYCRELIRHLDLVAHVAVRNIGTLAGNLMIKHEHPDFPSDVFLILETVGALLLIADNVSRTRAVSVANFLKMDMKRRIILKIRLPAMDSTRDILRTYKIMPRAQNSHAYVNAGFLFRFNERRSRLLSIRICYGGIHPRFIHAASTEQALNGVDIFDNNVLQRAFASLDQEIQPDSSVNEPLPEYRKILALGLFYRAILSVAPEERVQQQYRSGATMIERPVSSGIQQYTSNSENYPLTQPLPKDTALEQTSGEAEYVNDMVHLPDDLWATFVIASQTNSRISYIDAAVALKMPGVVAFYRASDIPGTNNFMSAKHNQAEETEEILASSEILYHAQPVGMIVAESFDIAQLAAKKVKVIYERSTNTDQIFLTPTDVLEANDEDRIQQSVTLGEQNDNTVEGQHTLTGRLVLGSQYHFHMEAQTCICCPTEIGLDVYAATQWMDLCQTAIAQCLGIHESRIKMIVRRLGGGFGGKMYPTSQIAAATALAAFLLNRTVRFVMTIEQNMMTMGKRYASESEYEVVTDSNGQILKLQNTIYEDFGATYNSNVPGQVLPNFSNGYNTDNWYWQLNLVKTNKPSNTLARSPGNLEFTAMIENIMEHIAKATSQDPIDVRLANMPEDTDRRQFITDFRTSTDYETRKTEIDEFNTQNRWKKRGIAIVPMNYRIHFHGVRYALVSIHHGDGSVTITHGGVEMGQGINTKLAQVAAHLLGIDYDMVKIMPSLNTVSPNTTHSSASITTVSVAYAIQQACQTLLDRIEPVREDNSGLDWPQLIQRCFEQDIDLAALHMYKHSDLEAFSVFGVACAEVELDVLTGTTLLRRVDILQDTGESMNPLLDVGQIEGAFIFGLGYWHHEKLIYNPRNGKLMTNRTWNYKIPGAKDIPVDFRVAFLQNHNVEEGILRAKPTGEPTTALAIVVLFAIRYALNSARSDAGNTDTWFQMGAPSTVEEILLLTENRTQDFQV